The Astatotilapia calliptera chromosome 17, fAstCal1.2, whole genome shotgun sequence genome has a segment encoding these proteins:
- the LOC113008684 gene encoding LOW QUALITY PROTEIN: lysine-specific demethylase 7B-like (The sequence of the model RefSeq protein was modified relative to this genomic sequence to represent the inferred CDS: inserted 1 base in 1 codon; substituted 1 base at 1 genomic stop codon), producing the protein MAAAPLYCVCRQPYDVSRFMIECDICKDWFHGSCVQVEEHHAVDIDVYHCPNCDVVHGPSLMKKRNNWHRHDYTEPDDGSKPVQAGTSVFIKELQNRTFPSAEEILIRMKGELVTTRYLERQGFNYPIAVTEMEGLGLKLPPXTFSVKDVEQYVGGNKVIDVIDVARQADSKMKLSEFIKYFTNPHRPKVLNLISLEFSDTKMAKLVEVPDVAQTLSWVENYWPDDSFFPKPFVQKYCLMGVKDSYTDFHIDFGGTSVWYHVLWXGEKVFYLIKPTLTNLALYEAWSSSPNQSEVFFGDKVDKCYKCIVPQGTTLLIPTGWIHAVLTSQDCMAFGGNFLHNLNIGMQLRCYEMERRLKTPDLFKFPYFEAICWYVAKNLLEMLKELREDNCPPPTLRNIRYTFNTLLIVFIWRVFIARSQMARNIWYFVVSLCFKFLSYFRASSTLTI; encoded by the exons CTGTGTACAGGTAGAAGAGCACCATGCTGTGGATATTGATGTTTACCACTGTCCCAACTGTGATGTCGTACACGGACCCTCCCTGA tgAAAAAGCGCAACAACTGGCACAGGCATGACTACACAGAGCCAGACGATGGATCGAAGCCGGTGCAGGCTGGCACCTCAGTGTTTATCAAGGAGCTCCAAAACAGGACATTCCCCAG TGCCGAGGAGATTCTGATACGGATGAAGGGTGAGCTGGTGACTACCAGGTACTTGGAGAGGCAAGGCTTCAACTACCCCATAGCAGTCACCGAAATGGAGGGTCTGGGTCTGAAACTACCCC CTACTTTTTCTGTCAAAGATGTGGAGCAGTATGTGG GTGGTAACAAAGTCATCGACGTGATAGATGTGGCACGGCAGGCGGACAGCAAGATGAAGCTCAGCGAGTTTATCAAGTATTTCACCAATCCCCATCGACCCAAAGTCCTCAACCTCATCAGCCTGGAGTTCTCTGACACGAA GATGGCAAAGCTGGTGGAGGTTCCTGACGTGGCTCAGACGTTGTCCTGGGTTGAGAACTACTGGCCAGACGACTCCTTCTTCCCTAAACCCTTTGTCCAGAAGTACTGCCTTATGGGGGTCAAAGACAGCTACACAGATTTCCACATAGACTTTGGAGGCACCTCTGTCTGGTATCATGTTCTCTGGTGA GGTGAGAAAGTCTTCTACTTGATCAAGCCCACCCTCACCAATCTTGCACTATATGAGGCATGGAGCTCCTCGCCCAATCAGAGCGAAGTGTTCTTTGGGGACAAAGTGGATAAGTGTTACAAGTGTATTGTACCCCAAGGAACCACGCTGCTCATCCCTACAG GCTGGATCCACGCTGTTCTCACCTCTCAGGATTGCATGGCATTCGGAGGGAACTTCCTTCACAACCTCAATATTGGCATGCAGCTCAG GTGTTATGAGATGGAGCGTCGTCTGAAAACCCCAGACCTCTTTAAGTTTCCCTATTTTGAGGCCATTTGTTGGTATGTGGCAAAGAACCTCCTGGAAATGCTAAAAG AGCTTCGAGAGGACAACTGTCCTCCACCGAC ACTGAGAAACATTCGCTACACCTTCAACACCCTGCTGATCGTTTTCATCTGGAGGGTGTTTATCGCCCGCTCCCAGATGGCCAGAAACATCTGGTACTTTGTGGTCAGCCTCTGTTTCAAGTTCCTCTCCTACTTCCGTGCATCCAGCACCTTAACCATTTGA